The genomic stretch TCGCCTTCGCCATCGTCGAATCGATAATTTTCTCAAACACCTTCGTATCTACACACTGATGGATATATAACAACGCCTTCTGATCCTTCTTGTCAGTTTCACGTTGCACATTTCTTTGCACTTTTGTTGCATTTTATACAACCGGTGTGTAATCGTCATTGACGAGACcaagaacatcttgagctccGAATAACACATGCATCTGAATTGACCACCGATTCCAGTTCTTTCCGTCGAATACTGGAAGCTTTGTGTTCAAGCTACCGTTTTCGTCGTTCATCTTCGTTCTTCTGCAAATCACTCAGTTCTTACCAACACTCATGTTTTCCAAACCGCGAGAATCAAGATCTGTGATTCTCCTTGATTTGAACTTCAATTCAACACGAATATCAAGAACAAAATCATCACACACCTCACAAGAATCAAATTGGAGCTCTAAATATCAATTGTTGGAGTTCAATAATGAACTTCTATTAACAATGCACAAGAATTTGAGAAgatgaagagagagagagagagagagagagagagagagagagagagagagagagagagagaactcTGTAACTAACTTTCActattcaattttttttttaaattccgttACACATTCAACTTACTTTGGGCTTATATATTTTCACCCAAACTCGAATGCACattaaatgaaaattcaaatttaaataCAAATGTAAACTTAAATGCAAAAGAATCTCAAAACTAAACTAACTTAAATGTTGAATTACATTCATCAGCATGCAACTACATATTGAAGATTGGTAAGTTTATTCTATATCTAGTTTTTAATCATACGAGAGTTACTTACATACATAATTGTAATGAAAAATTTCATTTGATCAACTTCTATAAAAAAAAagattaattgttatgcattgtccgtgtaaaaaaatttacactgtgaatacatcacaatcatccgtttgtgTTACTTTACATGTGATTataataaaagtcaaacttctctAACAAACCAATGTTGTAATCAAGTGacagtgtaaaatatttttacaccgTTATGTATTCCaattaaattcataaaaaaataaacTTATATTGTttaataattatataattttatACTTAAAGCCTAAAAGATAGACTGATTTATAACAAAAGACATTATTCTTAGTATTTTCTGATCGCAAATTTTCTATCTCATTTTATTAATTAtgtaaaataaaatattattagTTTTTATATATAAACACTATTCAAGTTTCTATGAATTTTTAAGAATAAATACAATTAATATATTCTAAACTATTTTTTTAATGAcaaatattattaataattattgAATAAAATTTAGGAAAATTCTTATCTACTTATAACAAAAAATTGGGTAGAGTTATTATAGAATAGATTGTCTCGAAAATTTCTCAAATTCaaaaatttaataaataattaaagagATTATTGAAATATACTATTAGTGTAACTGTTATTCAATTAAAACTAATTATTTTAACAtgtaaatataaaattaaaaataaaaaataaaaaaaaataaaaaattaaatcattttaataattatttatttcatATAATGACGAATGATTTTATACTAACGgtatattttaattaatcatatatgataaaattaaataGTATTAAATAATTGGTTGAAACATGTGTAGAGAAGTTATCGCATAAAATTTATCTAAGAATTGCCAGATAAACATTGTTATGTAATATAATTCTGTAACTGTAATATTGTTTCTAAGGTAAATGAAACATGAAACACACGGTGTTACAGATGCTTCAATCTTTACCAAAACATGATTTGTCTAAGTCGGTGAATAAAACAAGCACAAAGTGTATTGAGGCTGGCATGGTATGCATGGTATAAAAGAGAGAATCACATTACTTTATTTATGTAACTGATTTGTTCACACTATTATTCACATACTCACGTTTAAATGACTCGCATAttaatttgaaattaaattttGCTGTCAAATAGAACATTATACAAATAGTCGAGTCTTCCTTTAAGCATAGTTTCTGCCTCGGATCACCTCTATAAATTTCAACCATTTTCAGAAGCTAAATATCATAAACATTTTCAATAATAGTCTCTTGCAATACCAAAAAAATGGCGGCAAAATTTTCAGTTCCAATCAAAATCATCTCCTTCTCAATATTACTTTTCATAACCATTAACATAGTTAATGGTCAAGCTCAACCAAATCAATCAACCTTGGTGTTCTACCTACAAGATGTCGGAAAAGGACCTAAAGCGACCGTTTCACCGGTTATAGGCATCAATGGCAAGGTTTGGTCATACAACACATTTGGAACAatatttgttgttgatgatcCTGTTACATTAAGTCCTAGTCCATTTTCAACTCTAATTGGAAAGGCTCAAGGTACAATCACAGTAACTTCTCAAGATGGCGCAAATGTGAACATAGTTTTGTCAATTGTGTTTAACGATGTGCAATATGCTGGTAGCACTTTAGAAATTCAAGGTACAAGTCGTCAACGTGATAATTTAAGAGAGCTTGGTGTTGTTTCTGGAACGGGAAGATTTCGATTTGCAAGAGGGTTTGCTGTGTTTGAAACTATATCTTATGATCCTACAAGTAGTGAGTCTGTTATTAGGTTGACTGTAACCTTGGCAATACCTTAAAAACTTATGTATTATTACATGGTTAATGCTTGTTAAAATAGTCATATGGATGTATGATCATGCAAGCTTCATATATGTACCAATAAACTAAAATCAAATAGCAATATATGAACATCTTATCTTATTAGTTATATACTTTTATTAGTCTTATATTTTATTCCTGGTCCAACATGGATGGTGATAATATAGAATAGTTGTAAAATATTTAATCGGTTAAATTGCACGTCAATATGTTTAATGCCATGTGATTTTAAAATTCTAAATCTCACGTTTTTTTTGGCAAGTTGTGTTGAACATAAAGAGACAGTGAAGAATAATGAGATGATTTGTCCGACAACTTAACAACATTATAGTTGAAACTATCCAAGGAAACTTATTGTAACTAACCTAACTATTTTCAGTTATATAATTAGGAGTTAGTTATGCTACTCTAACTAATTGTAACTAATATAAATAGTAGTTCATTATTCTCTCTTAGTAGATTTGTGTAATAGTTTCTTATGATCAATGCCATGAACCTTGTTTCATCTTCTTCAATTGAGTCGTAGTTTCTCCTTTTACATGGTATCATCAACATTTGAATCTTTCTCCATCATTTCTGCTGCTTACACAAATCTCATCAATTTCAGTTGAATTCATTTTTCTTCCTCGTTCTTTTCATATCAATTCATCTAATCTTCTTTCTTCTTCCTTTCTACTTCAACAATATCAGTTGAAAACCCTTCAAGCTCAGATAAAGTACCTACTACCATTTCAAATCTAAACAAGGGATATCAAAATGATACTCTCAATCCCTATTTCATGCACCCAAATGAAAATCCTGGACGGGTGTTAGTTACTCCTTTTCTGAATGCAAGAAATTATCATTCTTGGTCAAGGTCCATGACTATGGTGCTCCGATCCAAGAACAATTTACATTTCATCAACGGTTCACTACCAAGACTACCAGACGAAGATCGTGACTCTATCACATGGATCATTGCAACACCATGATTATGTCATAGTTAAATAACTCTGTTGATTCTGAGATTTCACAGAGCATCTTGTGGATGGAAATCACATCCAACATTTTGAAAGAGCTCAAGGATCAGTTCTATCATGGTGATGTGTTCAGAATCTCAGATATCCAAGAAGAAATATGCACTCTCAAGCAAGGTGATTCTTCAATTTCTTCATATTATACCAAATTGAAAAGGCTATGGCAAGAGTTAGACAATTTCAGACCTATTCCTACATGTGATTGTAACATTTCTTGCATAATGATTGATAAAATTCGTAGTTATAAGGATTCTGATCAAGATATCATATTCTTAAAAGGTTTCAATTATCAATTTGCTCCTGTTAGATCCCAAATAATGTTAATGGACCCATTCCCTAATATTTTTAAAGTTTATTCCTTACTTGTTTAACAAGAAAGACATCTCATTGCACCTATCAATGAATCCAAATTGCTAGCTTTTCCCAATAATCAATATCAAAGAAGATGAAATACTCTTTTTTGTGGCAAGAACAATATAGAAGGTAGATCCTTCAATGGTAGAGGTAGAGGGTCAAGGGTTTTCACTCATTTTGGAATGACAAATCACCCCATTGATACTTGTTTCAAAAAACATGGATACCCTCCTCATTAACAGCCACACCAAAGTCACATCAATAATGTCAACAATTCACCCTATGATAATCATCAAGAAATTGATGATCAATCAGATCCACCTGAAGATTCGAATCAGGACCAATCAACAAATTCATTCAGTTTTACTCCTAATCGACATAAAGCTCTCTTAGCTTTACTCCAGCAAGCATCTTTAACAAATTCTCAATGTGTTAATCAAAC from Lathyrus oleraceus cultivar Zhongwan6 chromosome 7, CAAS_Psat_ZW6_1.0, whole genome shotgun sequence encodes the following:
- the LOC127100790 gene encoding pterocarpan synthase 1, translated to MAAKFSVPIKIISFSILLFITINIVNGQAQPNQSTLVFYLQDVGKGPKATVSPVIGINGKVWSYNTFGTIFVVDDPVTLSPSPFSTLIGKAQGTITVTSQDGANVNIVLSIVFNDVQYAGSTLEIQGTSRQRDNLRELGVVSGTGRFRFARGFAVFETISYDPTSSESVIRLTVTLAIP